Below is a window of Ananas comosus cultivar F153 linkage group 9, ASM154086v1, whole genome shotgun sequence DNA.
ATTATCGTTAATATTGAATGGAGTAAAATCTACTAAAGCAAAGATAAGGGTTTTTCAGTGGCTTGTAAAATGACAAGTGAAAAGTGGAATAATTTGCTTTCACAATATAACATAAAATATGAGAGAGTGTGTTCTACAACCCTCAAAAGGTCtaacatattaaaaattataattttgataaccttttttttttctctctctggtaaaCAACAATAGATCAGTGACACAATTGATTTTTGCGCAGGtaattgtagtttttttttttttctttttttaacaagCCATTTAGAGATTACAGATCACGTCTAATTCTTTTCACATCTATATTTTAAGCCTCCTcaggaaaataattttcttctcTTAGGGGAgtaaaaaagatcaaatttgTGCGATAAAATCTAGAGAGtgaacgaaaaagaaaaacccaatTAATGAGATCAAAAGATGTTCAAACTCGcatcaaaattacaatttttttttctcttttatgcatGAACACACATAAGGGGTCAATCCGTAGGCTTCAAAATCGCAGCAAAATtacatcttttcttcttttacgCACTCAAAAACAGAGGCGATCGAAACTTAAGTACGTAGAAAAAGCAACAAATCCACTGAGAAAAAAAGGGCGATAAGCCTAAAACAAAATGGGCGAGGAATTGATTATACCCGAGACGAAGAGATTCGTTGAGGGTTCTACCGCCGGACGAGCGGCGGCGGGGGGCGGCGGCGCGAACGCCGAGATGGAGAAGAGTCGCCGGAACCCTAatctcgccgccgccgccgccattgtTCTCGAACTTTCGCAGGAGTTCTCGTTGTTGAATGGGGGGCGAGGGTTTTATTATGGCGAGGGTTGTGAAACTTTTACACAAAAGACCATGTAGATTACGATAATTACAGCTGTGTCTCCGgatctttttaaaatattgctattaaaattctctttttttaataaaaatacaaataaattgaTCCGACATTagtaaatacattaattaaatcTGATCATTAGTtactaactaaatttaaattatatttaataaattctatacgtctcaaaaaaaaatttaatatgttaaattaCATGAAACACAAAGTAAAAAGTTATTATTTGCACCAATAAGACCAaataaagggaaagaaaaaacagCTGAAAAttaatctagaaaaaaaaaaacttaaacaatTTTTGTTTATACCTAATCTATTTAAACCttaaaaaaacttatatattctacataaaaaaattcttattctACACCAAAATATTTCAAGAGCTAAAATGCCTCTGagttcttcataattttttagttcCGGTCGAAACACGCAGAGTTCTCCATAATCTTTTAATCCTTCCATAATCGATCGAAACACGTAGAAAGGAACGgaaaaacgaaaaaattttagatatcaatCGTTCGGTGTACTCCATAAGTTTCAGAAACCAATTTCTTGTAGATCGCAAAAGTTCTTCGGTTTTCTTCATTAAGCTTTCTTCGTTCTCCTCAGCTTcgtggtcgggttcgggttcgttCTCAATCTCAATAATTGTATTTGAATCGAATGATGCACCAGTATCCTGCATGTAAAGCCAATATcgcgaaaattaaacttaattgTTAGAGAAATGCGATCATAAACAGCTATGCAAATAAAACGAAAACAATTGCAAAACCTGATCAGTGCATGATGAAATAGTAGAGCTAACAATTTGTGTATTTTCCGATGAAGAAGCTTCCAAATCTTCAGGAACATCGATGGTTACACTATTGCTCGTAGTTGGAACGTCGTATGACCTGAAAATTAATCGTTGAATCTTAGTGCATATATCGATAAAATACTTACACAATAAACTTGCAAAACTTTTCATTTACATTTGTATGTAAATAGTCACGAAATCACCTTTTGGCGCCTCCTTCAACTTCTGTCGTGGCGCCTCCTTCCACTTCTGTCGTGGTCTGTTCTTTCTCAACGAGCGGAGAATGCCTGATAGGGATAAAGAAATGCCTCAACACAGATGAAAACTTCGTACTTGATTGCACCTCTGTGTCTTTTTCTTTATTACAATCTTCTTCGATGAACTCCCAATCTTCTAAACCGCGCTCTAACAACATATGTCTAAAGGCGACGTCTCCTTCCATCTTTCCGACTCAAAACACTTCAAGTTCTAAAACCACTTGAGTTACTAAGTTTGAAAAAGTaatctaaaatcaaatttgtccaaattaaattattttttcaacattaCAAAATAATGTGAGCGTGCCGGAGTGGTTATCGGGCATGACTAGAAATCATGTGGGCTCTGCCCGCGCAGGTTCGAATCCTGCCGCTCACgaaggttttttttaaaattttttattttgaaatttaaaataaattatttaaggCAAAAACTTaatactttataaaaaaaaaaactataatacatacataaaaCAATTTAAGCTCAAAAGGTATAAgtgcaaaataaattaaattttgcctAATTGATTATATACAAGTGATATTTTagacaataatattttatcaaagatgcaaaaaaataaaaatactgcaGCTTAAATATGTtggagaaaattcaaaatctctaaatttcatattttaaaatattaatttatttatttttattattattattttttaagcgAACGTCCGCACGCACTGTGCACGCGCGGACGTTACGCATGCTCGCGCTATTTGTCCGCATGGAATCCATGCGGACATTCATGTGGGTGCTAATTAAAAGGGCTAATTAAGAAAATGTTAACGTTGGGAATACCAACGTTAAGTTTTCTCATTCccctgtatatatatttatatacacttGTTCTACTGTTCATAGATATATGAACACCGTGGAAAAACAACAAGTGAAAAGAgggttttaatttaagtttttttatcaattgtttatttacttgatttctttatcatcgggtgttgaaagagtctccgtcaacctccttcacgatcgtgctcgcaggaggaggaattccggtcgtaccttggggtgttatttccggttaatcccgcacgtaaggacggaaaTACGCCTTAGGNATAAaaagatgtgcgattaggataatagcaattttttagaattaagtagatgattggttgaataatataatttaacagataaaaattatctaaaaataaatttaacgataaaaaaattaataatataacgAGATTAGTACTACCAATTGTATAATAGTCAGACTCAtctagaattatatatatatatatagttattaaaacatagatcttatttaatttacaaGCTAAATCCACTATAGGATGTTGACtcaaaaaataactaaataaaattttaaattaatggaCATATATCttggaaattaaaattttgcatgCTCTTTATTCTGAGATAAAACcaatatatgaataataaaaagataaaaatatgatAGCGTAACACTATAGTCTATGTTTTTCTGGGTCGAGGACAGAGTAACAATATCGCGATAGGTTAAGGACTATCGCATAATTGTTTCATGCTTTAGAAACGGGGGAGCTTCGCAATAAGAAAGagtagttgaggggtctcaatGCATATTTTCCACAGaaacaaactctctctctctaatcgcCGAGCGAGACCCCTCGCCCCCCATGGCGGCTTCGCGCGGCGGAGCCCTACGAGCGCCGCtcggcggaggtggcggaggcAGCTGTGccggcgccggaggaggaggaggagggaggtggGGGGGGATGAGCCGAGACCTCCTCGAGGCGATCCTCGCGAGGGTCGGGGCGCCGGATCTCGTCGCCGCGGTCCCCTTCGTGTGCTCCTCGTGGCGTGAAGCTTCTAGAGACCCCCTCTTCTGGCGCCGCCTCGACCTCGGCGACTGGGACGCCGTctcccgccgcctccgccgcggcggcggaggcggaggcaccgccgccgccgagttCGCCGGTATCCTCCGCGTCGCCGTCGCACGCGGCCGCGGACGAACGGAGTCGATCTCCTTCCCCTCCTTCGCTGATGAGGCCCATCTCCTCTTTGTCGCTGAGAGGTGATTTGTGTTTGCCCTAAAAAAACATAgacttttagggtttcttttaGCGCACACACATTACGATCGAATGCTCTttcgtttctctttttttcctatACTCGTAagagcagtttttttttttaaaaaaaatcttttattaaGATAAATGCTTGACCTGTTATCTATCAGTCTATGAAGCCCCATTTTTTATGGTAAACACTAATTGAAGTATGAGTTTTTCAAGTTTCAAACTTTGCTGGATTATGTAGGCATTTGCCCCTTAAATATTATGTTTAGTATAATTCTATCTTATTTAACTCTCAGGTGCTCAAATCTACTTTACTTTAGCCTCCCAAATCCCCGAATAGCATCGGATAGATTCTGCGAGGCCGTCGCCAAATTGAAGCTTCTTAAAGGCATGGCAGTTGATGAGAGCCTCATAACCAATGAAGTTCttctacatataaaaaattgcTGCAAAAATTTTTCTGAACTAAGAGTATGTGCTGAGAGTGTGAATAGAGAGATTGCTTCTGTTATCTGCAAGTCTCTTCCAAATCTGAAAAAGCTCGAGATAACCAATTCGGTCATATCGAAGCAGGCCATTATTACTCTCCTTGATGGGTTGGAGCAGCTCGAGCACTTTGACATTTCAGGGTACAGGAATTCTACGATTACCGATCTTGTCCTTCAGAAGGCTTCGCGGCTAAAAGTGTTCTTGTGGGACTCGAAGTTGGAGCTCGGTGAGTTAATGGACTGCTCACATTGTGAGGACGGCCTGGTTCTTCAGAGGCCTTGCGAGTGCGTGCTGAATCAGAGGGTGATGGAATGGTTGGCCGAGGTTTCGTAAGATCTTCTCTCTGTTTCTTGGTTGTTCGGGAGTAAAAGGATGAGGTAAATCCTTAAATCACTTCATGTTTAAACAATGAAGTTGTGTTCCCTCTTGAGATATTTGGTATATTATTGTGCATATTTGAAATGAAGTTGGTTTTCTTGTCACCAAAGTGTTGTCTGTCGTTTGTACTCTTATTCACTATCATTTTAATAAACATTCAAGTGTTTAaccaaaaaaagagagaaaattttagGCATTTGAGATGCTAACAATAAAATCGATCTATTGGTTTGTTAGAGATGGTTGTTTTGTATTGCTTGTTGTGTGGTTTAGCATGATGCATATATTAGTAAAGGAGTGAATAAAGGAACAAATATGTAGTAGCTTGTGGGAGAACCATAAAAGATTACTCTTCTTACTTTTTTAAACTTTACATTACTCGGAGAACTGCGAAGAAATATGGAGTTGTTTATTCATCAATTAATTATACAGAACAACAACTTTCATAATTGTCTGAACTTCTGATTACTTTCTTATTTGGAATTTAACAATTAGACACATGCTTTATTTCGGAACTTCTATGtctgtttatattttttcgatcaTGACTATCGGATTATGTTTAGCTGATCCAAATTAGTTGAAAAAGATTTACCATATATGTTCAAGTCGAGGTCATTCATCTGTTACAGTTTGATTACGAGGAGATTAAATGACTATTGGAGCGTGAAGATTGACTTTTTGAGAATAATCGTCGGAGAATTCTTGCAAGTGGAATTGAAACCACGCGTTTTCCCTGCCTAAGTAATTGACTTGGTTTATGATGACCAATTTAGAGTTAACTTCTTGTTTAATAATATCATTATGGATGAGAAAGAAGAACTTGTTGCCTAGTAACACGATTTATGATTTGTTGTATGAAGTTGTCCATTGAACCATTAGCATTTTTTTCACTTAAAAGAGTCCTTCTACTTGTTTTCCTATTGTAGAAGAGCAAAAGCTTATTTTGACTCTTGGTTGCAGTAAAAATCTTAAACTTTCTGTTTGTCATATGTCTGAGATTATTACTTTTCGAAATAGAAAACTATTTCAAAACCATGCAAAGTAGCCAACCATACAAATCCTATTAGAATTATTTGAGACAAACTTGGATTGAGGCACAAATTTGCAATCAATATCACACTTGTAATATTATGTTCTACAGCATACGAAATCATACTCAGATTACAAACCAAGCAACATATTTTTCACAATATATAGCAAACCTAAATTAAAGCATATAACCCACAAAAGCATCACACACttatatctctttctctctcttctttatttTGTCCCATAGAGATACCTTATAACTTCATCAAGCAGCCATAGTGATCATATTTCTTTGCATTCATCTTCattctgctgctgctgatcTGCACAGTAGTTCCCCATGCAATTTACTTTACCTCTGTGAACCAAAATGTTGTTGCATCCCCACACATCAACACTGTAACAGCGATGGACCCGAAGAGCGCCACACCTTAAGATCCGAGCCGTGTCGCAACGTTTGATGCAAACATCGCCGCAGAAATCGACACTGACGAAGTTGCACCGTTTGATCAGTAAGTTCCTGCCGCCCTCCACGCGAGCAACTCTGCACCGTTCGAGTAGAACATCGCCGCCGCCTGTAACATAGACGTCGTTGCATCGCTTGACGACGATGCTGCTGCTTTGTACTATCTGCGCGTTGCTGCACCGATGCACTGAGATTTTCTGACCGCCTTCGGCATAAATATTGTTGCAGCGATCGAAGGAGATGTTGTAGCCCTGGGCTTTGATCTGAATGTTGTTGAAGCGATCGACGCGAACTTCACCGGGCCGGACGACTTTGACGGTGCCTTGTTTGTACGTGAAGGTGCTCTTTTCGACGAGAAATTCTACGCCGTCGACGACCACGGTGAGCTTTTCTGTGTACTCTTCAACTGCCACCATTGTGATGAGCTAAACAGGAGATATAGGGAGATGGATGAAGCTGGGTTGTGTGAGGTTTCTCTAGAGCTTGTTATAGGATTGCATTTAAAGACTTTTCTTTACACAAGTAGAGAAGTAAGCGGTAGCATGCTTCTTGTAGAAGTAATCAGATGAGAATTCAATTAGATGCTATGTTAGTTTGGTTGTCAAATTAATAGCATGATGTTGACtcacaaaataaatatataaatgaactattttta
It encodes the following:
- the LOC109714918 gene encoding F-box/LRR-repeat protein At3g48880-like; the protein is MAASRGGALRAPLGGGGGGSCAGAGGGGGGRWGGMSRDLLEAILARVGAPDLVAAVPFVCSSWREASRDPLFWRRLDLGDWDAVSRRLRRGGGGGGTAAAEFAGILRVAVARGRGRTESISFPSFADEAHLLFVAERCSNLLYFSLPNPRIASDRFCEAVAKLKLLKGMAVDESLITNEVLLHIKNCCKNFSELRVCAESVNREIASVICKSLPNLKKLEITNSVISKQAIITLLDGLEQLEHFDISGYRNSTITDLVLQKASRLKVFLWDSKLELGELMDCSHCEDGLVLQRPCECVLNQRVMEWLAEVS
- the LOC109714919 gene encoding uncharacterized protein LOC109714919; amino-acid sequence: MVAVEEYTEKLTVVVDGVEFLVEKSTFTYKQGTVKVVRPGEVRVDRFNNIQIKAQGYNISFDRCNNIYAEGGQKISVHRCSNAQIVQSSSIVVKRCNDVYVTGGGDVLLERCRVARVEGGRNLLIKRCNFVSVDFCGDVCIKRCDTARILRCGALRVHRCYSVDVWGCNNILVHRGKVNCMGNYCADQQQQNEDECKEI